The following proteins come from a genomic window of Caloenas nicobarica isolate bCalNic1 chromosome 6, bCalNic1.hap1, whole genome shotgun sequence:
- the ATG9A gene encoding autophagy-related protein 9A codes for MAHFETQYQRLESSSTESPPGGGDLLVHVPEGAKSPWHHIENLDLFFSRIYNLHQKNGFTCMLIGEIFELMQFIFVVAFTTFLISCVDYDILFANKAVNHSQHPSEPIKVTLPDAFLPPNVCSARIQANSFLICILVIAGVFWIHRLVKFIYNVCCYWEIHSFYINALKIPMSTLPYYTWQEVQARIVQIQKEHQICIHKKELTELDIYHRILRFKNYMVAMVNKSLLPIRFRLPLLGDTVFYTRGLKYNFELIFFWGPGSLFENEWSLKAEYKRAGNRLELAEKLSTRILWIGIANFLLCPLILIWQILYAFFSYTEILKREPGSLGARCWSLYGRCYLRHFNELDHELHSRLSKGYKPASKYMNCFISPLLTIVAKNVAFFAGSILAVLIALTIYDEDVLAVEHVLTTVTLLGVGITVCRSFIPDQHLVFCPEQLLRVILAHIHYMPDHWQGNAHRYETRDEFAQLFQYKAVFILEELLSPIITPLILIVCLRPKSLDIVDFFRNFTVEVVGVGDTCSFAQMDVRQHGHPAWMSAGKTEASIYQQAEDGKTELSLMHFAITNPKWQPPRESTAFIGYLKERVHRDSSIALAQQAVLPENALFSSIQSLQSESEPHSLIANVIAGSSALGFHMGRDGQASRHLSEVASALRSFSPLQSAQQPPSGFQAAGRDGEGAQPRGASAMTASGADARTVSSGSSAWEGQLQSMILSEYASTEMSLHALYMHELHKQHAQLEPERHTWHRRESDESGESAHEELDAQRGAPVPIPRSASYPFSSPRQPAEETATLQTGFQRRYGGITDPGTVHRAPSHFSRLPLGGWAEDGQSARHPEPVPEESSEDELPPQIHKV; via the exons ATGGCCCACTTCGAGACGCAGTACCAGCGCCTGGAGAGCTCTTCCACCGAGTCCCCTCCCGGCGGCGGCGACCTGCTCGTCCACGTCCCCGAGGGCGCCAAGT ctccCTGGCATCACATCGAGAACCTGGACCTCTTCTTCTCTCG CATCTATAACCTGCATCAGAAGAATGGCTTCACCTGCATGCTTATCGGAGAGATCTTTGAGCTCAT GCAGTTCATCTTTGTGGTGGCGTTCACCACCTTTCTTATCAGCTGTGTTGATTATGACATCCTTTTTGCCAACAAAGCTGTAAATCACAGCCAGCATCCCAGTGAGCCCATTAAGGTGACTCTGCCAGATGCCTTCCTGCCTCCAAATGTCTGCAGTGCAAG AATCCAGGCAAACAGCTTCCTCATCTGTATCCTGGTGATAGCTGGGGTTTTCTGGATCCACCGACTTGTGAAATTTATCTACAATGTTTGCTGCTACTGGGAGATTCACTCTTTCTACATCAATGCTCTCAAAATCCCCATG TCCACCCTGCCATACTACACCTGGCAGGAGGTGCAGGCCCGCATTGTGCAGATCCAGAAAGAGCATCAGATCTGCATCCACAAGAAAGAGCTGACGGAGCTGGACATCTACCACCGCATCCTCCGCTTCAAGAACTACATGGTGGCTATGGTGAACAAGTCGCTGCTGCCCATCCGCTTCCGCCTGCCCCTCCTGGGAGACACCGTCTTCTACACACGTGGACTCAAGTACAACTTTGAGCTCATCTTCTTCTGGGGGCCTGGCTCCCTCTTTGAGAATGAGTGGAGCCTGAAGGCCGAGTACAAGCGGGCTGGGAACCGCCTGGAGCTGGCTGAGAAGCTCAGCACTCGCATCCTTTGGATTGGCATTGCTAacttcctcctctgccccctCATCCTCATCTGGCAGATCCTCTATGCCTTCTTCAGCTACACGGAGATCCTGAAGCGGGAGCCGGGCAGCCTGGGTGCCCGCTGCTGGTCTCTCTATGGCCGCTGTTACCTCCGTCACTTCAACGAGCTGGACCATGAACTGCACTCACGCCTCAGCAAGGGCTACAAGCCAGCTTCCAAGTACATGAACTGCTTTATCTCCCCCCTCCTCACCATCGTGGCCAAGAACGTGGCCTTTTTTGCTGGctccatcctggctgtgctcatCGCTCTCACCATCTATGATGAGGACGTGCTGGCAGTCGAGCACGTCCTGACCACAGTCACCCTGCTCGGGGTGGGCATCACGGTGTGCAG GTCTTTCATTCCTGACCAGCACCTGGTGTtttgcccagagcagctgctgcgaGTCATCCTGGCGCACATCCACTACATGCCTGACCACTGGCAGGGCAATGCCCACCGTTATGAGACCAGGGACGAGTTTGCCCAGCTCTTCCAGTACAAAGCG GTCTTCATCCTGGAGGAGCTCCTGAGTCCCATCATAACCCCCCTGATCCTCATCGTCTGCCTGCGGCCCAAGTCCTTAGACATCGTTGACTTCTTCCGCAACTTCACCGTGGAGGTAGTGGGTGTGGGTGACACCTGCTCCTTTGCCCAGATGGATGTGCGCCAGCACGGCCATCCAGCG TGGATGTCAGCGGGAAAGACGGAAGCCTCCATTTACCAGCAGGCCGAGGACGGCAAGACGGAGCTGTCCCTCATGCACTTTGCCATCACCAACCCCAAGTGGCAGCCGCCCCGCGAGAGCACGGCCTTTATCGGCTATCTGAAGGAGCGGGTGCACCGGGACAGCAGCATAGCGCTGGCTCAGCAGGCTGTGCTCCCTGAAAACGCCCTCTTCAGCTCCATCCAGTCCCTGCAGTCGGAGTCAGAG CCTCACAGCCTGATTGCCAATGTGATAGCGGGCTCCTCGGCACTGGGCTTCCACATGGGCCGGGATGGACAGGCCTCCCGCCATCTCTCCGAAGTGGCCTCAGCCCTGCGTTCCTTCTCCCCACTCCAGTCTGCCCAGCAGCCTCCCAGTGGCTTCCAGGCGgcgggaagggatggagagggAGCCCAGCCTCGTGGTGCCAGTGCCATGACAGCCTCCGG TGCTGATGCAAGGACCGTGAGCTCAGGGAGCAGCGCCTGGGAGGGTCAGCTGCAGAGCATGATCCTGTCGGAGTATGCCTCCACTGAGATGAGTCTCCATGCGCTCTACATGCACGAG TTGCACAAGCAGCATGCCCAGCTGGAGCCTGAGCGGCACACTTGGCACCGACGTGAGAGTGACGAGAGTGGGGAGAGTGCCCACGAGGAGCTGGACGCCCAGCGGGGTGCCCCCGTCCCCATCCCTCGCTCTGCCAGCTACCCCTTCTCCTCGCCGCGGCAGCCTGCCGAGGAGACGGCCACGCTGCAGACCGGCTTCCAGCGGCGATATGGTGGCATCACAG ACCCAGGCACAGTACACAGAGCCCCATCACACTTCTCCCGCCTCCCTCTGGGAGGCTGGGCTGAGGACGGGCAGTCAGCGAGACACCCAGAGCCTGTGCCAGAGGAGAGCTCAGAGGATGAGCTTCCACCACAGATCCACAAG GTATAG